One genomic window of Ilyobacter polytropus DSM 2926 includes the following:
- a CDS encoding cyclic nucleotide-binding domain-containing protein codes for MSEKQLEDKIIELLPKTSLFGGVDLKEIHFFVESLVEKRCKAGEIILKEGESPGDSYLLLEGEVKLTVRDRRVDKFGPGTVFGIDSTIGIQKQITTAIAATDIILAIIPKMSLYTLSQKNPDLFSKLILNVARDLARALKGMERIIEDYVLLEEKHLL; via the coding sequence ATGAGTGAAAAACAACTTGAGGACAAGATAATAGAGCTTTTACCGAAAACATCTCTTTTTGGGGGAGTGGATCTGAAAGAGATTCATTTTTTTGTAGAGAGTCTTGTGGAGAAGAGATGTAAAGCTGGTGAAATTATACTAAAAGAGGGGGAATCACCTGGAGATTCTTATCTTTTATTAGAGGGCGAGGTAAAGTTGACAGTCAGGGATAGGCGGGTGGATAAATTTGGTCCTGGAACAGTTTTTGGAATAGATTCTACAATAGGAATTCAAAAACAGATTACAACTGCCATTGCAGCAACTGATATTATTTTGGCAATTATTCCAAAGATGAGCCTCTATACTTTATCTCAGAAAAATCCAGATTTGTTTAGTAAGCTCATCCTAAACGTAGCCAGAGACCTGGCAAGAGCCCTAAAGGGCATGGAAAGGATAATAGAAGATTATGTACTTTTAGAGGAAAAACACCTTCTTTGA
- a CDS encoding FeoA family protein, with product MSHPVTYGQLNKKFVIKGINGNDKTKARLIERGFCIGENLCILKDTDENLIIEVNKSRYVVNFGLANKIIVDEA from the coding sequence ATGTCACATCCAGTAACTTATGGACAACTAAACAAGAAATTTGTCATAAAAGGAATAAACGGTAATGATAAGACCAAGGCTAGACTCATAGAGAGAGGGTTCTGTATAGGTGAGAATCTATGCATACTGAAGGATACTGATGAAAATCTAATTATAGAGGTAAATAAAAGCAGATATGTTGTTAATTTTGGACTAGCAAATAAAATAATAGTAGACGAAGCATAA
- a CDS encoding FeoA family protein, with amino-acid sequence MKLTDLKRGEKAKIVKIGKIGDLKKRLVDMGVTSGEIIKLERDAPLGDPQQYIIKGTGIAIRKEDAKNIEVER; translated from the coding sequence ATGAAACTTACTGACCTGAAAAGAGGGGAAAAAGCAAAGATTGTCAAAATAGGTAAAATAGGAGACCTAAAGAAAAGACTTGTGGACATGGGAGTCACTTCTGGAGAGATAATAAAACTGGAAAGAGACGCACCTCTAGGGGACCCGCAGCAGTACATAATAAAAGGGACAGGGATAGCCATAAGGAAAGAAGATGCAAAGAATATAGAGGTAGAAAGATAA
- the feoB gene encoding ferrous iron transport protein B has protein sequence MIKIAFAGNPNVGKSALINSIAGSKLKVGNWPGVTVEKKEAEFEFEGKKIKMIDLPGVYSLSPYTIEEKITRDYILNENPDVVINVVDSTNLERNLYLTMLLKELGKPMIMALNFLDEFENLNYKLDLKKFQTHLEMEAIHTSAVKNKGIKELLEKALLVAEKHRKQSHIKYELRFDNTIENEIQNIRCKIKEDEKFVPVLQKYAEDFVCIKLLEQDSYFAEILEREYGIEIDSVTKENVDRVEKKFDEDAETVIAEGRYGALKGILAQTFTTSLKSRLDFTDKVDKILLNKYLGLPIFFFIISGIMGVVFNGSGPFIDWVDGFIGGYIGKYVAIAVEGTPDWLYSLVTDGIIGGVGGVLVFVPLMLFLYFFLALLEESGYMSRVAFLMDKIMRRLGLNGKAFVPMVLGFGCTVPAIYATRTLEDEPSRRLTALMAPFMSCGARLPVYGLFTAAFFGARAGMIVMSLYVMGIVVAVLTGMFFKNNPRFKAEDKALLLELPPYRVPSFKMIWSSTMTRTGSYLKKATTVILGILILLWGLIYFPNNGDASNSYMAKFGKVIAPIMKPTGFGNRWEAVAAIAPSIAAKEVVVGFMAQVLPQEKEAISVSEGEIQEETTTFAQDTMEQLRGFAVASKESVISMVSFDVASLFTPPSADEVEDEGAGVVGATAKLWEGDPLGPLRAYSFMVFILLVVPCVVTLAAIKQEFGQKFMWFTVMVMLIVPYIASTVIFQIGRLFI, from the coding sequence ATGATAAAAATAGCCTTTGCGGGAAATCCCAATGTAGGGAAATCAGCCCTTATCAACTCCATAGCAGGCTCGAAACTAAAGGTAGGAAACTGGCCAGGTGTTACAGTCGAGAAAAAGGAAGCTGAATTTGAGTTTGAGGGTAAGAAAATAAAAATGATAGATCTTCCAGGTGTATATAGTCTTAGCCCCTATACAATAGAAGAAAAAATCACGCGAGACTATATATTAAATGAAAATCCAGACGTTGTAATAAATGTGGTTGACTCTACCAACCTAGAAAGAAATTTATATCTTACAATGCTATTAAAAGAATTGGGAAAGCCAATGATAATGGCTCTGAATTTTTTAGATGAGTTTGAAAATCTTAATTACAAATTAGATCTTAAAAAGTTTCAGACACATTTGGAGATGGAAGCTATCCATACAAGTGCCGTAAAAAATAAAGGTATAAAGGAACTTTTGGAAAAAGCTTTGTTGGTAGCAGAAAAACATAGAAAACAAAGTCATATTAAATATGAACTTAGGTTTGACAACACAATAGAAAATGAGATTCAGAACATAAGATGCAAGATAAAAGAAGATGAAAAATTTGTCCCGGTATTGCAAAAATATGCAGAAGACTTTGTATGTATCAAATTATTGGAGCAGGATTCATATTTTGCAGAAATTCTAGAAAGAGAATACGGGATAGAGATTGATTCTGTGACAAAAGAAAATGTAGACAGGGTAGAGAAAAAATTTGATGAAGATGCCGAGACGGTAATTGCAGAGGGAAGATACGGAGCACTTAAGGGTATTTTAGCCCAGACCTTTACAACTTCTCTAAAATCTAGACTTGATTTTACAGACAAGGTTGACAAAATACTTCTCAATAAATATCTGGGACTTCCAATATTTTTCTTTATAATATCTGGAATAATGGGTGTTGTATTTAACGGAAGTGGACCTTTTATCGACTGGGTAGACGGCTTCATAGGCGGCTATATAGGAAAGTATGTGGCCATTGCCGTAGAAGGAACTCCAGACTGGCTTTACTCTCTTGTAACTGATGGAATAATTGGTGGAGTAGGAGGAGTTCTTGTCTTTGTTCCTCTGATGCTTTTCCTGTATTTTTTCCTGGCTTTATTAGAGGAAAGCGGATATATGTCAAGAGTGGCCTTTCTCATGGACAAAATAATGAGAAGACTGGGATTAAATGGAAAGGCTTTTGTACCTATGGTACTAGGTTTCGGGTGTACAGTTCCAGCCATCTATGCCACAAGGACACTAGAGGACGAACCATCTAGAAGACTTACTGCTCTTATGGCACCTTTTATGTCTTGCGGGGCAAGACTTCCAGTATATGGTCTTTTCACAGCAGCATTTTTCGGAGCCCGTGCAGGGATGATAGTAATGAGTCTTTATGTAATGGGAATAGTAGTAGCAGTGCTTACAGGTATGTTTTTTAAGAATAATCCTCGATTTAAAGCAGAGGATAAGGCTCTTCTTTTAGAGCTGCCTCCATACAGAGTGCCTAGCTTTAAGATGATATGGAGTTCTACTATGACAAGAACAGGGTCATATCTTAAAAAAGCCACCACTGTTATATTAGGAATACTGATACTTCTTTGGGGTCTTATTTATTTTCCAAATAATGGAGATGCCTCAAATTCTTACATGGCAAAATTCGGAAAGGTAATAGCACCTATAATGAAGCCAACTGGATTTGGTAACAGATGGGAAGCGGTGGCTGCTATAGCTCCTAGTATTGCGGCTAAAGAAGTTGTTGTAGGGTTTATGGCTCAGGTACTTCCACAAGAAAAAGAGGCGATCTCAGTATCAGAAGGTGAAATTCAAGAGGAAACTACAACATTTGCACAAGATACAATGGAGCAGCTAAGGGGATTTGCAGTGGCATCAAAAGAATCTGTGATTTCCATGGTGAGTTTTGATGTAGCTAGTCTTTTTACTCCACCTAGTGCTGATGAGGTGGAAGATGAGGGAGCTGGAGTAGTAGGAGCAACTGCAAAATTATGGGAGGGAGATCCTTTAGGACCTCTCAGAGCGTATTCATTCATGGTGTTTATACTTCTTGTTGTTCCTTGTGTAGTTACTTTGGCAGCAATAAAGCAAGAGTTTGGACAGAAATTCATGTGGTTCACTGTTATGGTGATGCTTATTGTACCTTATATAGCTTCGACAGTTATATTCCAAATAGGTAGATTATTTATTTAA
- a CDS encoding FeoB-associated Cys-rich membrane protein encodes MKTIIVIGVVAVIAFFSLRSVIKMLKGENGCGCSKDNNCAMKDHCSSKNKNKK; translated from the coding sequence ATGAAAACGATTATAGTTATAGGGGTAGTTGCAGTGATTGCATTTTTTTCCCTCAGAAGTGTGATAAAAATGCTAAAAGGTGAAAACGGATGCGGATGCTCTAAAGATAACAACTGTGCTATGAAGGATCACTGCTCTAGCAAGAATAAAAATAAAAAATAA
- a CDS encoding DUF2325 domain-containing protein — MIAIIGGIKGIEREYKNLMDEYNLRCRIYNKTCPSFQKKIKNCEACILFTNTVSHKLSLSCTKICKKNNIKLIRVHSSSLNKLKESLCEICKGCS; from the coding sequence ATGATAGCAATTATAGGGGGAATCAAGGGAATAGAGAGGGAATATAAAAACCTAATGGATGAATATAATCTGAGGTGTAGGATTTACAATAAAACCTGTCCTTCTTTCCAAAAGAAAATAAAAAACTGTGAAGCCTGTATATTGTTTACCAATACGGTGAGTCATAAGCTCTCCCTTTCGTGTACCAAAATATGTAAGAAAAATAATATAAAACTCATAAGGGTTCACTCTAGCAGTTTGAATAAACTCAAGGAGAGTTTGTGTGAAATATGCAAAGGGTGCAGCTAA
- a CDS encoding DUF2023 family protein has protein sequence MKYAKGAANQKEVLKMEVFVHHIYEFEKGLRNLVLHTTEKENLKMIMNKLNNRKINYEIYEIEGNRINIFFGAKECVEVIRSIGKQSLREYTFEEDFILGIMLGYDRRKQCERYLSFKEKNARTA, from the coding sequence GTGAAATATGCAAAGGGTGCAGCTAACCAAAAGGAGGTATTAAAAATGGAGGTATTTGTACATCATATCTATGAATTTGAGAAGGGCCTTAGGAATCTCGTCCTTCACACTACTGAAAAAGAAAATCTAAAAATGATAATGAACAAACTGAATAATAGAAAGATCAATTACGAAATTTATGAAATAGAAGGAAACAGGATAAATATATTTTTTGGAGCCAAAGAGTGTGTAGAGGTAATAAGAAGTATAGGAAAGCAGTCACTGAGGGAATATACCTTTGAAGAGGATTTTATACTTGGAATTATGCTAGGTTATGACAGAAGGAAACAGTGTGAAAGATACTTATCTTTTAAAGAAAAAAATGCAAGAACAGCATAA
- a CDS encoding DUF362 domain-containing protein, with translation MYVIDKEACIACGACEGTCPVSAISAADGKYEISDACIDCGACAGVCPVECITAQ, from the coding sequence ATGTACGTAATCGATAAAGAAGCTTGTATTGCATGTGGAGCATGTGAAGGAACTTGTCCAGTATCAGCAATTTCTGCTGCAGACGGTAAATATGAAATTTCAGATGCATGTATCGACTGTGGAGCATGTGCAGGAGTATGTCCTGTAGAGTGTATCACGGCTCAGTAA
- a CDS encoding DUF362 domain-containing protein, producing MYVIDKEACIACGACEGTCPVSAISAADGKYEISDACVDCGACAGACPVDAIAAG from the coding sequence ATGTACGTAATCGATAAAGAAGCTTGTATTGCATGTGGAGCATGTGAAGGAACTTGTCCAGTATCAGCAATTTCTGCTGCAGACGGTAAATATGAGATTTCAGATGCTTGTGTAGACTGTGGAGCATGTGCAGGAGCATGTCCTGTAGACGCAATCGCTGCTGGTTAA
- a CDS encoding 2-methylaconitate cis-trans isomerase PrpF family protein, which translates to MRKFPCTILRSGTSKGVFFNEKDMPKDKEKWEDFLLDVMGSPDKKQIDGLGGANSLTSKVAIIKKSEREGFDVDYTFAQVSLTARKIDMKGNCGNISSGVGPFAIDNGLVEAIEPTTKVRIYNTNTGKTIESEVKVSNGMYDPDGDTKIPGVPNTGSVGYLSFYAPEGSVTGKLLPTGKAVDTIETSVGTIDISIVDAANPLVFIKAEDVGLKGTELHYEFSQEKLDLLEEIRSIAAELCGFAKKEDATKNSPAVPKTTVISAPQDYKDEPGTLYRSDEMDLVIRMMSMQKPHQALAITGAVCTSLAAATEGTLVSKIASPDENGKLRLGHPGGVMNAYSGKGDNEDVYVKVERTARRIMEGIVYTRGDYEI; encoded by the coding sequence ATGAGAAAGTTTCCATGTACTATTTTGAGATCTGGTACAAGTAAGGGTGTTTTTTTCAATGAAAAGGATATGCCTAAAGACAAGGAAAAATGGGAAGATTTTCTTTTAGACGTTATGGGGAGTCCTGATAAAAAACAGATAGACGGACTAGGAGGAGCTAATTCTCTCACAAGTAAGGTAGCCATAATAAAAAAATCAGAAAGAGAAGGTTTTGATGTAGATTATACATTTGCCCAAGTAAGTCTCACTGCTAGAAAAATAGATATGAAAGGTAACTGCGGAAACATATCGTCTGGTGTAGGTCCATTTGCAATTGATAACGGTCTGGTAGAAGCTATAGAACCTACTACAAAGGTAAGAATATACAATACAAATACAGGAAAAACAATTGAATCAGAGGTAAAAGTTTCAAATGGTATGTATGATCCAGATGGAGATACAAAAATACCAGGTGTACCAAATACCGGTTCAGTAGGTTATTTATCATTCTATGCACCGGAAGGTTCAGTGACTGGCAAGCTTCTTCCTACAGGAAAGGCTGTGGATACAATAGAAACTTCTGTAGGAACAATAGATATATCAATAGTAGATGCTGCAAACCCACTTGTATTTATAAAAGCAGAGGATGTAGGATTAAAAGGTACTGAGCTACATTATGAGTTTTCGCAAGAAAAATTAGATCTTTTGGAAGAGATAAGATCTATAGCAGCAGAGTTATGCGGTTTTGCAAAAAAAGAAGATGCTACTAAAAATTCACCTGCAGTTCCTAAAACTACTGTAATATCAGCACCACAAGATTATAAAGATGAACCTGGAACACTGTATAGATCTGATGAAATGGATCTTGTAATCAGGATGATGTCTATGCAAAAACCTCATCAGGCACTAGCTATAACAGGGGCTGTTTGTACATCATTAGCTGCAGCAACAGAAGGAACACTGGTATCTAAAATAGCCAGCCCAGATGAAAATGGAAAACTGAGATTGGGACATCCCGGAGGAGTAATGAATGCATACTCAGGCAAAGGTGATAACGAAGATGTCTATGTAAAAGTAGAAAGAACAGCGAGACGTATTATGGAAGGTATTGTCTATACAAGAGGAGATTATGAAATCTAA
- a CDS encoding Bug family tripartite tricarboxylate transporter substrate binding protein has protein sequence MKRIALLVVGIITALAMVGCGGQPGGKDGGDTAAYPKKPIEMIIPFGEGGASDTFARKFADIMAKDMPQPIQAINKKGSSGLVGMVYAAQKKNDGYTILEVTPSMVIADALEVSESIKFMKDFEPLARIQSDIYVLCLPGDSRFSSFQELVEYGQNNPVTFAGVSPGGLDDLTLNALADATGVDIKFIPYKSGSEVKAAVLGGEVDIYLDKIVSAVNYIKDGKVKPVVVLNEERIDKIDVFKSVPTTVELGYDVTIGSWRGFVVKNGTPQEIKDYLIDKMEKAYATQEYQDFAALNLVDIRPGYLDAEGFYKQWESEYEKFDAVAKKVGLK, from the coding sequence ATGAAAAGAATTGCGTTGTTAGTTGTTGGGATAATTACAGCTTTGGCCATGGTAGGATGCGGTGGACAGCCAGGAGGAAAAGATGGAGGGGATACAGCAGCATATCCTAAAAAACCTATCGAAATGATAATACCTTTTGGAGAAGGTGGAGCGAGTGACACTTTTGCAAGAAAATTTGCGGACATAATGGCAAAAGATATGCCTCAGCCAATACAAGCTATCAATAAAAAAGGAAGTAGCGGACTTGTTGGAATGGTCTATGCGGCTCAAAAGAAAAATGATGGATACACTATCTTAGAGGTGACTCCTTCAATGGTAATCGCAGATGCCCTTGAGGTAAGTGAGTCGATTAAATTCATGAAGGATTTTGAACCACTAGCAAGAATTCAGTCAGACATCTATGTACTGTGTCTTCCTGGAGACAGTAGATTTAGCTCTTTCCAAGAATTAGTTGAGTATGGACAGAATAACCCTGTAACTTTTGCAGGAGTAAGCCCAGGGGGTCTTGATGACTTGACTCTAAATGCTTTAGCTGATGCTACAGGTGTAGATATCAAATTCATACCTTATAAATCAGGGTCTGAAGTAAAAGCAGCTGTACTTGGTGGAGAAGTAGATATCTATCTTGATAAAATTGTTTCTGCTGTAAACTATATCAAAGACGGAAAAGTAAAACCTGTAGTTGTGTTAAACGAAGAAAGAATCGACAAAATCGATGTATTTAAATCTGTACCTACAACTGTTGAATTAGGTTATGATGTAACAATCGGTTCTTGGAGAGGTTTCGTTGTTAAGAATGGAACTCCTCAAGAAATCAAGGATTACTTAATAGATAAAATGGAAAAAGCTTATGCTACTCAAGAGTACCAAGATTTTGCTGCTCTAAATCTAGTGGACATAAGACCTGGATACCTAGATGCTGAAGGTTTCTACAAGCAGTGGGAATCAGAGTATGAGAAGTTTGACGCTGTTGCAAAGAAAGTTGGCTTAAAATAA
- a CDS encoding tripartite tricarboxylate transporter TctB family protein — protein sequence MGEIIFHIFLLVVMGAFYKQSLDINTARMTDPIGPAGFPKTIIYVAVILIVISLVSNIKNYKANKPKEKEKIKELDPGFLALLGIIVFFVLAVNYIGFWFGGIIIISSTMWILNQRKISKLVIITLVGSLVFTFVFGKILSIPLPRGYGIFETISYYIY from the coding sequence ATGGGTGAAATAATTTTTCACATTTTCCTATTAGTAGTAATGGGAGCTTTTTATAAACAGTCATTAGACATAAATACTGCACGTATGACAGATCCTATCGGACCTGCAGGATTTCCAAAAACGATAATATATGTAGCTGTTATACTGATCGTAATTTCTCTTGTATCAAATATTAAAAACTACAAGGCGAATAAACCAAAGGAAAAAGAGAAGATAAAAGAGCTAGATCCTGGATTCTTGGCATTATTGGGAATAATCGTTTTCTTTGTACTTGCAGTTAATTATATTGGATTCTGGTTTGGTGGAATCATTATAATCTCATCGACGATGTGGATTTTAAATCAAAGAAAAATATCGAAACTGGTTATAATAACATTAGTAGGATCTTTAGTCTTCACTTTTGTTTTCGGTAAAATACTAAGTATACCTCTACCAAGAGGATATGGAATATTTGAAACTATCAGTTATTATATTTATTAA
- a CDS encoding tripartite tricarboxylate transporter permease — translation MDTSLLIEALKTIFMPTNFLLVLAGMTLGVFFGALPGISSSMGIVLMIPFTYYMGIIPSIVLLVALYAGSAYGGSITAILFNTPGTAESVATTFDGYPMAQQGKAGKALGLAMSGSAIGGIFSVLVMLLLAPLLSKIALKIQSAEYFALTLLGIACISSVGSKNLSKALVTGLLGIIIAMVGMDPMTGVSRLTFGQINFLNGIEYIPIMIGSFAMAEVFKQVINRKSEEKTMDMGDSVSMESIKLKDLLVYKVTIIKSAIIGTAVGILPGTGGSIASIVSYGEAARSRKDKARFGNGAEEGVLAPETANNAAGGGAMIPTLVLGIPGSPTTAIILAALVLQGLQPGPQLMTEQPLLLYCIFFSMLIASTVVFLSGRYAVKAFAAVLKLPYGIIAPMIVMFSIIGAYARSNDMFQIWVMLTFGVFGYFMKKYQFSAASLILGIVLGNMMEESFRRQLLISNGSYMSFLQRPIAVAIFIAVAFVLFFPIVAGMMEKKKATAAAQNL, via the coding sequence ATGGATACTTCTTTATTAATTGAAGCGTTGAAAACGATATTTATGCCTACTAACTTCCTGTTGGTTTTGGCCGGTATGACTTTGGGGGTATTTTTCGGAGCCCTACCTGGAATCAGTTCATCAATGGGTATTGTTCTTATGATACCATTTACTTACTACATGGGGATAATCCCGTCAATAGTTCTTCTTGTTGCTTTATATGCTGGATCTGCCTATGGTGGTTCTATAACGGCTATATTATTTAATACTCCTGGAACAGCGGAATCTGTTGCCACAACATTTGACGGATATCCAATGGCACAACAGGGAAAAGCAGGTAAGGCACTTGGCCTTGCAATGTCAGGATCTGCAATTGGTGGAATTTTCTCAGTGTTGGTAATGCTTTTACTAGCACCACTACTATCAAAAATTGCACTTAAAATACAAAGTGCTGAGTACTTTGCATTGACACTACTAGGAATCGCATGTATATCTTCAGTTGGTTCAAAAAATCTTTCTAAAGCTTTGGTAACAGGGTTATTGGGTATAATAATCGCAATGGTTGGAATGGACCCTATGACTGGAGTTTCAAGACTTACATTTGGACAAATTAACTTTTTAAATGGTATAGAGTATATACCTATCATGATCGGTTCATTTGCCATGGCTGAGGTTTTCAAACAGGTTATAAATAGAAAAAGCGAAGAAAAAACTATGGATATGGGCGACAGTGTATCTATGGAAAGTATCAAGCTAAAAGATCTTCTTGTGTATAAAGTTACTATTATAAAATCTGCAATAATTGGAACAGCAGTTGGAATACTTCCTGGTACAGGTGGATCAATAGCATCTATCGTTAGTTACGGTGAAGCGGCTCGTTCTAGAAAAGATAAGGCAAGATTTGGAAATGGAGCCGAAGAGGGAGTGTTAGCACCTGAGACAGCAAACAACGCCGCTGGTGGAGGGGCAATGATACCTACTCTTGTACTTGGGATACCAGGATCTCCGACTACGGCAATCATCCTAGCTGCACTTGTTCTCCAAGGCTTACAGCCTGGTCCTCAGCTAATGACAGAGCAGCCATTGTTATTATACTGCATCTTCTTCTCGATGCTTATTGCAAGTACTGTTGTGTTCCTTTCAGGAAGATACGCAGTAAAAGCATTTGCTGCAGTATTAAAACTTCCTTATGGAATCATAGCACCTATGATCGTTATGTTCTCAATTATCGGGGCCTATGCAAGATCTAACGATATGTTCCAGATCTGGGTAATGCTTACATTTGGTGTATTTGGTTATTTCATGAAGAAATACCAGTTCTCTGCAGCATCACTTATCCTTGGAATCGTACTTGGTAACATGATGGAAGAGAGCTTCAGAAGACAACTTCTTATTTCAAATGGAAGTTATATGTCATTCTTACAAAGACCAATAGCAGTTGCAATATTTATAGCAGTAGCCTTTGTTCTTTTCTTCCCTATAGTTGCTGGTATGATGGAAAAGAAAAAAGCTACAGCAGCTGCACAGAATTTATAA